A genomic window from Glycine max cultivar Williams 82 chromosome 17, Glycine_max_v4.0, whole genome shotgun sequence includes:
- the LOC106796697 gene encoding uncharacterized protein — protein sequence MGNNTNDGWEWKLSWRTALFDSEIQMADNFLGELSQQQIQPNREDRCSWKHDQTGYYSTKSGYDLIWEAQMGANQNLDFVDIWKLKIPSKSLVFGWRLIRDRLPTRMNLRRRQVVIIK from the coding sequence ATGGGGAATAACACCAACGACGGATGGGAGTGGAAGCTATCTTGGAGGACGGCTCTTTTTGatagtgaaattcaaatggcagaTAATTTCCTTGGAGAACTATCACAGCAGCAGATTCAGCCAAATAGGGAGGATAGGTGCAGCTGGAAGCATGATCAAACTGGATACTACTCAACAAAAAGCGGATATGACTTGATATGGGAAGCACAGATGGGAGCTAATCAGAATTTGGACTTTGTGGACATTTGGAAGCTCAAAATACCAAGTAAATCACTGGTTTTTGGTTGGAGGCTAATTAGGGACAGACTTCCAACTAGGATGAATCTTAGAAGGCGGCAGGTTGTGATAATTAAATGA
- the LOC102665792 gene encoding uncharacterized protein, with amino-acid sequence MGNFVEERWEWKLTWRRNFFDHEIDMVADFIADIESGNINHSIRDFLCWKSDPNGLYSTKSAYKVLQEGHASAIEDRVLNIMWSLKIPPRASAFSWRLFKNRLPTRDNLRRRQVSLHTYSCPLCDLEEESVNHLFFNCSKTRSLWWEPMRWVNRVGPFPTDPKNHFLQFSQWNRPSYTVKRWEFLWIALSVSIWHHRNGMIFNNQPFNPEKVMDEALFHTWSWLKCVEKGFQSHFNFWSTNLKEAFS; translated from the coding sequence ATGGGGAATTTTGTGGAAGAGAGATGGGAATGGAAGCTAACATGGAGAAGGAACTTTTTTGACCATGAAATTGACATGGTAGCTGATTTTATAGCTGACATCGAGTCAGGCAACATCAATCACTCCATCAGGGATTTCCTTTGTTGGAAGTCTGATCCTAATGGCCTATATTCCACAAAGTCTGCTTACAAAGTGCTACAGGAGGGTCATGCTAGTGCTATTGAGGACAGGGTTCTTAACATCATGTGGAGTCTGAAAATTCCCCCAAGAGCTAGTGCTTTTTCATGGAGATTATTCAAGAACAGGCTCCCTACTAGGGATAATCTTAGAAGGAGGCAAGTGTCATTGCATACATATAGTTGCCCCTTATGTGACCTTGAAGAAGAATCTGTCAATCATCTTTTTTTCAACTGCTCCAAGACTAGGAGTCTCTGGTGGGAGCCTATGAGATGGGTTAATAGAGTGGGTCCCTTCCCCACTGACCCAAAGAATCATTTTCTGCAATTCTCTCAGTGGAATAGGCCAAGCTACACAGTCAAGAGATGGGAATTTCTCTGGATAGCTTTGTCAGTGTCCATTTGGCATCACAGAAATGGCATGATTTTCAATAATCAGCCTTTTAATCCAGAAAAGGTCATGGATGAGGCTCTATTCCACACCTGGTCCTGGCTCAAGTGTGTGGAGAAGGGTTTCCAATCGCATTTTAATTTCTGGTCAACTAATCTGAAGGAGGCTTTTTCTTAA